The following are encoded in a window of Impatiens glandulifera chromosome 5, dImpGla2.1, whole genome shotgun sequence genomic DNA:
- the LOC124937777 gene encoding protein ANTAGONIST OF LIKE HETEROCHROMATIN PROTEIN 1: MAPIKKLKKKKKKNKKDSKKFKKKRSNVNFVPPESNAIDTEWWDSFWLKNNALPGLKVPSDEIEGFKYFFRVSKKTFEYICSLVREDLVSRPPSGLINIEGRLLSVEKQVAIALRRLASGESQVSVGASFGVGQSTVSQVTWRFIEALEERARHHLRWPDPDRVEEIKSIFEESFGLPNCCGAIDSTHIVMTLPAVEASDDWSDQMNNYSMFLQGIVDNEMRFLDIMTGWPGGMPIPRLLKCSGFYKLCETHQRLNGKARLFSDNVQVREFIVGGACYPLLPWLITPYENSEKSGSGSKPDFNLKHEAVRNLAVKAFAVLKGGWRILNKVMWRPDKRKLPSIILVCCLLHNIIIDCGDSLCLDVALSGYHDAGYIQHCCKQQVGIEGRNTRENLVKSISLLGNK, encoded by the exons ATGGCTCCTATAAAGAAactcaagaaaaagaagaagaaaaacaagaaggattcgaagaaattcaagaagaaaAGAAGCAACGTCAACTTTGTTCCACCCGAGAGCAATGCCATCGATACTGAATGGTGGGATAGCTTCTGGCTCAAGAACAATGCACTTCCAG GTTTAAAAGTACCTTCAGATGAGATTGAAGGATTTAAGTATTTCTTCAGAGTATCGAAGAAGACATTTGAGTACATCTGCTCACTTGTTagagaagatctagtttctcgACCGCCTTCTGGTCTAATCAACATAGAAGGAAGACTTCTTAGTGTTGAGAAACAGGTCGCGATTGCCTTAAGACGCCTAGCCTCAGGTGAATCCCAAGTTTCTGTTGGAGCTTCATTCGGAGTTGGCCAGTCCACAGTTTCTCAGGTGACATGGAGATTCATTGAAGCTCTAGAAGAACGAGCAAGGCACCATCTAAGATGGCCGGATCCTGACAGAGTTGAAGAAATAAAGTCTATATTCGAGGAATCGTTCGGCTTGCCCAACTGTTGTGGAGCCATTGATTCGACTCACATTGTCATGACTCTCCCTGCAGTTGAAGCTTCTGATGATTGGTCTGACCAGATGAATAACTACAGCATGTTCTTACAAGGGATTGTGGATAACGAAATGAGGTTTCTCGATATCATGACTGGTTGGCCAGGGGGAATGCCAATCCCTAGGCTACTGAAATGTTCAGGCTTTTATAAACTATGTGAAACTCATCAGAGGTTGAATGGGAAGGCGAGATTGTTTTCCGATAATGTCCAAGTAAGAGAATTTATCGTTGGAGGTGCTTGTTACCCTTTGCTTCCATGGCTGATAACACCGTATGAAAACAGCGAGAAATCTGGTTCGGGTTCGAAACCTGATTTCAATTTGAAACATGAGGCGGTTAGGAATTTAGCTGTGAAGGCTTTTGCGGTTTTGAAAGGGGGGTGGAGGATTCTTAATAAGGTAATGTGGAGACCTGATAAACGAAAGCTTCCGAGTATAATCTTGGTGTGTTGTCTacttcataatattattatcgaTTGCGGGGATAGTCTCTGTTTGGATGTTGCTTTGTCTGGTTACCATGATGCTGGCTATATACAACATTGCTGTAAACAGCAGGTTGGTATTGAGGGAAGAAACACAAGGGAGAATTTGGTCAAATCGATTAGCTTGTTGGGAAACAAATGA